In one Brassica oleracea var. oleracea cultivar TO1000 chromosome C9, BOL, whole genome shotgun sequence genomic region, the following are encoded:
- the LOC106313503 gene encoding uncharacterized protein LOC106313503: MSCTSNVLLSPNGCVLASPKPLGRFLGARSVGRKLFVSVVRASSDDPDCNAEECAPDKEVGTVSMEWLAGEKTKVVGTFPPRKRGWTGYVEKDTAGQTNVYSIEPAVYVAEGAISSGTAGSSSDGAENTAAIVGGLALIAIAAASSILLQVGKDAPSKPKAVDYRGPSLSYYINKFKPSEVVQASAPILTEAPPVAQEETSPPETTASEAQPEETPSVQATSSTS, translated from the exons ATGTCTTGCACTTCCAACGTCTTGCTATCCCCAAACGGCTGCGTTTTGGCATCTCCTAAGCCTCTTGGCAGATTCCTCGGCGCCAGGTCGGTAGGACGGAAGCTTTTCGTATCAGTCGTTAGAGCTTCTTCCGATGATCCTGATTGTAATGCCGAGGAATGTGCTCCCGACAAAGAG GTTGGGACAGTGAGTATGGAATGGTTGGCTGGAGAGAAGACCAAAGTGGTGGGAACGTTTCCACCTCGGAAGCGTGGTTGGACTGGCTACGTTGAGAAAGATACTGCTGGTCAGACCAATGTTTACTCTATTGAG CCTGCGGTATATGTTGCAGAGGGTGCCATAAGCTCAGGCACTGCAGGGTCCTCTTCTGATGGGGCTGAGAACACAGCAGCAATCGTAGGAGGCCTTGCCCTTATCGCAATCGCGGCAGCATCCTCTATACTCCTCCAAGTCGGTAAAGATGCTCCATCTAAACCAAAAGCAGTGGACTACAGAGGACCGTCTCTTAGCTACTACATCAACAAGTTCAAGCCTTCAGAAGTTGTTCAAGCTTCTGCCCCTATCCTCACCGAAGCTCCACCGGTGGCTCAGGAAGAAACTTCACCGCCGGAAACTACAGCCAGTGAGGCTCAGCCGGAGGAGACGCCTTCTGTTCAGGCAACAAGTAGTACCTCTTAA